TCTATGCGCAAATATATACCTCTTGCCGGGCTGGTGCTCACGATCCTGGTGACTGGTTCGTCGGACGCCAAGGACACACCCAAAGCCGAGCCAACATTGTCCGCTTCAGTTCAAGGCGAGAACGTCTGCCTCGGATGCGCACTGAAGAAGGACTTTGGAGCGCCTTCTCAATGTGCGGTTTACGGCCATAAGCATGCGCTGAAGGTCGAATCCGTAACAAGAGCGGATGGCAAGGCAGTCAAAGGCTGGAAAGGCCGAACGCTCCAGTATCTCGAGAATGACCGGAGTAAGACCCTCGTTTCCGGTGAGGCTGGAAATGGCAGGATGGAAGTCATGGGGACAATTTACACCGGAAGTCAGGTGGTCGCGGTGGAGTCCTTCAAGTCCCTTGGTGAGGGAATGGAGTCGAAGGAACACGAACATATAGAGCACTGACCGGCTTCATTATTGACGTCATGTCACATCCAAGAGTCCGCCGCTGCAACTCGAGCGGCGGACTCGCCATTTTTGCCGAAGATGTCGCCTATGAGTTCCCATTGGATTCGTCTCTATATGAGCGCAGCGTTTGCTGCACTGTCGGTATCAGCATGCTCGCAAATCAAATATCACTCCCAAGAAGCCACCATCGCCACCCACCAGAACCGCCTCGCAGCGGCAAAGTCGCCCTATCTGCTCCAGCACTCCGGCAACCCTGTCGCCTGGTATGAGTGGGGTGAAGAGGCCTTTGCCAAAGCCGTAACCGAGGACAAGCCGATCTTCCTATCGATAGGCTATGCCGCCTGCCATTGGTGCCACGTAATGGAACGCGAGTCGTTCGAGAATAAAGGCATCGCGGAGATCCTCAACCGGCATTTCATCGCGGTCAAAGTCGATCGCGAAGAGCGTCCCGACGTCGATGACATCTATATGACCGCGGTTCAGTTGATGACCGGCAGCGGCGGCTGGCCGCTCTCGGTCTTCCTTACGCCGGACCTTAAGCCTTTTTATAGCGGCACCTACTTCCCGCCGGAGGAGCGCTTGGGAAGACCCGGCTTCCGGCAGTTGCTCGAGGGCATCGCCCGGGTATGGAAGGAGAGACGGGCCGATGTCGAACGGTCGGGAGTTGAATTGGTGCAGGCGGTAGCAAATGTCTCAGCGCACCAGAGCCGGTCGGGTGATGTCGCAGCCGGCTTGTTCGATATTGCAGTTCGGGCTGTCGGCGGTGCTTTCGATTCACTGAACGGCGGTTTCGGCCCGGCTCCCAAGTTTCCTCCTACGGGGCAGATCGAACTCCTGCTGCGCGCGTTCAAGCGCACCTGCAATCGGGACTATCTTACGATGGCTGAGCGGACGCTTAAGGCGATGGCGTCGGGCGGGATCTTCGACCAGTTAGGGGGCGGCTTTGCACGTTACTCGACCGACGCCGCCTGGCGGGTGCCGCACTTTGAAAAGATGCTCTACGATAATGCGCTCCTGACGCTCAACTACCTCGATGCCTTTCTCATTACGGGCGA
The window above is part of the Calditrichota bacterium genome. Proteins encoded here:
- a CDS encoding thioredoxin domain-containing protein — translated: MSPMSSHWIRLYMSAAFAALSVSACSQIKYHSQEATIATHQNRLAAAKSPYLLQHSGNPVAWYEWGEEAFAKAVTEDKPIFLSIGYAACHWCHVMERESFENKGIAEILNRHFIAVKVDREERPDVDDIYMTAVQLMTGSGGWPLSVFLTPDLKPFYSGTYFPPEERLGRPGFRQLLEGIARVWKERRADVERSGVELVQAVANVSAHQSRSGDVAAGLFDIAVRAVGGAFDSLNGGFGPAPKFPPTGQIELLLRAFKRTCNRDYLTMAERTLKAMASGGIFDQLGGGFARYSTDAAWRVPHFEKMLYDNALLTLNYLDAFLITGDEFYAAIARRTLNWALTELRDPAGGFHSSLDADSEGHEGRFYIWTRQEVDALLGPDAAALIGLVYDVSDEGNLEGGASILRIAMPVSEAALRLNLDTGDAARRVEAARSKLLAARSRRIRPATDDKVLTDWNGLMIAALARAGRALGEEAYLTAATEAARFVKEHLDQEGSLLHRYRSGEAGIEGMLEDYAYLISGLLELYRATFDEEWIVWAEDLTGRMVTRFGDADKGGFLLAAERPDLAVRQKAARDGATPSANALAGQALLELHQLTGREEYRQIAEATAKAFAGSLSSDPGSHSRLAILCSALTSPAMQIAVAGSTDDPE